Proteins encoded together in one Catellatospora citrea window:
- a CDS encoding DUF721 domain-containing protein, whose amino-acid sequence MADAVPPAEQNGPELARAALDAALKKRAARHQAAADARAKGDSPARYRPRGYSGPGPDPRDPAKLGDVLSRLMKARGWQRPTAEATVFGEWEKCVGPDIAAHSRPVKLENGELTVEAESTAWATQLRLLARTILTRIAGTVGNNVVTKLHIHGPTAPSWTHGRKRVRGTGPGDTYG is encoded by the coding sequence GTGGCTGATGCCGTACCCCCCGCGGAGCAGAACGGCCCGGAGCTGGCGCGGGCCGCGCTGGACGCGGCCCTCAAGAAACGCGCGGCCCGCCACCAGGCCGCGGCGGACGCCCGGGCCAAGGGCGACAGCCCGGCCCGCTACCGGCCGCGCGGCTACTCGGGCCCCGGACCCGACCCGCGCGATCCGGCCAAGCTCGGCGACGTGCTGTCCCGCCTGATGAAGGCGCGCGGCTGGCAGCGCCCGACAGCCGAGGCGACCGTGTTCGGCGAGTGGGAGAAGTGCGTCGGCCCCGACATCGCCGCGCACAGCCGCCCGGTGAAGCTGGAGAACGGCGAGCTGACGGTCGAGGCCGAGTCCACGGCCTGGGCGACCCAGCTGCGCCTGCTCGCCCGCACCATTCTCACCCGCATCGCCGGCACCGTGGGCAACAACGTCGTCACCAAACTCCACATCCACGGCCCCACCGCCCCCTCCTGGACCCACGGCCGCAAACGCGTCCGCGGCACCGGCCCCGGCGACACCTACGGCTGA
- the gyrB gene encoding DNA topoisomerase (ATP-hydrolyzing) subunit B codes for MATPKQQNSEYTGSSITVLEGLDAVRKRPGMYIGSTGERGLHHLVWEVVDNSVDEALAGVCDHISITLTADGGVRVADNGRGIPVDIHPVEKRPTVEVVMTVLHAGGKFDGKAYAVSGGLHGVGISVVNALSTRIDLEIHKDGFVWRQRYDHSKPGPLEKGEPTNRTGTTTTFYPDPNIFETVEFNFETIYRRVQEMAFLNRGLTIALRDERALATDGEDAEVREVTFCYKGGIADFVRHLNNTKSPIHKSVVEFDAEGENMSLEIAMQWNESYGESVYTFANTINTHEGGTHEEGFRAALTTIINKYGADKKILKGDEKLSGEDIREGLAAIISVKLANPQFEGQTKTKLGNTEVKSFVQRACNEWLADWLERNPADAKMIITKASQAARARIAAAQARKLARRKSLLESGSMPGKLADCQSTDPKACELFIVEGDSAGGSAKQGRDPRVQAILPIRGKILNVEKARIDKVLRNNEVQALITALGTGIHDDFDIEKLRYHKVVLMADADVDGQHIQTLLLTLLFRFMRPLVELGHVYLASPPLFKIKWNKKGDDAQYAYSDRERDGLIRLRQETKPNAKPDDIQRFKGLGEMNYPELWETTMNPGTRTLRQVTLDDAATADELFSVLMGEDVEARRSFIQRNAKDVRFLDI; via the coding sequence GTGGCAACGCCGAAGCAGCAGAACAGTGAGTACACGGGTTCCTCGATCACCGTTCTCGAGGGCCTGGACGCGGTTCGCAAGCGTCCCGGCATGTACATCGGCTCCACCGGTGAGCGGGGCCTGCACCACCTCGTGTGGGAGGTGGTCGACAACTCCGTCGACGAGGCGCTCGCGGGGGTATGCGACCACATCTCCATCACGCTGACGGCCGACGGCGGGGTGCGCGTCGCCGACAACGGCCGAGGCATCCCGGTCGACATCCACCCCGTGGAGAAGCGGCCGACCGTCGAGGTCGTGATGACCGTGCTGCACGCGGGTGGCAAGTTCGACGGCAAGGCGTACGCGGTCTCCGGCGGTCTGCACGGCGTCGGCATCTCCGTGGTGAACGCCCTGTCGACGCGCATCGACCTGGAGATCCACAAGGACGGGTTCGTCTGGCGCCAGCGCTACGACCACTCCAAGCCCGGCCCGCTGGAGAAGGGCGAGCCGACCAACCGCACCGGCACGACCACCACCTTCTACCCGGACCCGAACATCTTCGAGACGGTCGAGTTCAACTTCGAGACCATCTACCGCCGCGTGCAGGAGATGGCGTTCCTCAACCGGGGCCTGACCATCGCGCTGCGCGACGAGCGCGCACTGGCCACCGACGGCGAGGACGCCGAGGTCCGCGAGGTCACCTTCTGCTACAAGGGCGGCATCGCCGACTTCGTGCGGCACCTGAACAACACCAAGAGCCCCATCCACAAGTCGGTGGTCGAGTTCGACGCCGAGGGCGAGAACATGTCCCTCGAGATCGCGATGCAGTGGAACGAGTCCTACGGCGAGTCGGTCTACACCTTCGCGAACACCATCAACACCCACGAGGGCGGCACGCACGAGGAGGGCTTCCGGGCGGCGCTGACGACCATCATCAACAAGTACGGCGCCGACAAGAAGATCCTCAAGGGCGACGAGAAGCTCTCCGGTGAGGACATCCGCGAAGGTCTCGCCGCGATCATCTCGGTGAAGCTGGCCAACCCGCAGTTCGAGGGCCAGACCAAGACCAAGCTGGGCAACACCGAGGTCAAGAGCTTCGTGCAGAGGGCCTGCAACGAGTGGCTGGCGGACTGGCTGGAGCGCAACCCCGCCGACGCCAAGATGATCATCACGAAGGCGTCGCAGGCCGCCCGGGCCCGCATCGCCGCCGCGCAGGCGCGCAAGCTGGCCCGCCGCAAGTCGCTGCTGGAGTCCGGCTCGATGCCCGGCAAGCTGGCCGACTGCCAGTCGACCGACCCGAAGGCCTGCGAGCTGTTCATCGTCGAGGGCGACTCGGCCGGCGGCTCGGCCAAGCAGGGCCGCGACCCGCGGGTGCAGGCCATCCTGCCGATCCGCGGCAAGATCCTGAACGTGGAGAAGGCGCGCATCGACAAGGTGCTGCGCAACAACGAGGTTCAGGCGCTGATCACCGCGCTGGGCACCGGCATCCACGACGACTTCGACATCGAGAAGCTGCGGTACCACAAGGTCGTGCTGATGGCCGACGCGGACGTGGACGGCCAGCACATCCAGACGCTGCTGCTGACGCTGCTGTTCCGCTTCATGCGGCCGCTGGTCGAGCTGGGGCACGTGTACCTCGCGTCGCCGCCCCTGTTCAAGATCAAGTGGAACAAGAAGGGCGACGACGCGCAGTACGCGTACTCGGACCGCGAGCGCGACGGCCTGATCCGGCTGCGCCAGGAGACCAAGCCGAACGCCAAGCCGGACGACATCCAGCGGTTCAAGGGTCTGGGCGAGATGAACTACCCGGAGCTGTGGGAGACCACGATGAACCCGGGCACCCGGACACTTCGTCAGGTGACCTTGGACGACGCGGCAACCGCAGACGAACTCTTCAGCGTGCTGATGGGCGAGGACGTTGAGGCACGCCGCTCGTTCATCCAGCGCAATGCGAAGGATGTCCGGTTCCTGGATATCTAA
- the recF gene encoding DNA replication/repair protein RecF (All proteins in this family for which functions are known are DNA-binding proteins that assist the filamentation of RecA onto DNA for the initiation of recombination or recombinational repair.), protein MYVRRLELVDVRSYPRVGVDLEPGPNVLIGPNGVGKTNLVEALGYVATLASHRVSTDAPLVRVGASTGVIRCAIVHERRELLVELEIVPGKANRARLGRSPARRPRDILGALRLVLFAPEDLSLVRGDPDQRRRYLDDLLTARQPRFAAVRADYDRVLKQRNALLRTAYLSRKVGGARGGDLSTLEVWDTHLAEHGAQLLRARLSLVEQLAPYLEDAYQQVSAGMGKAVADYRASVPEPTPEAMLAALAEVRADEIARGTTLAGPHRDDLVLRLGDLPVKGYASHGESWSYALALRLAGYSLLRADGIEPVLVLDDVFAELDTGRRERLAQLIGDAAQVIITCAVEADVPAALRGARYFVTPGEVNRG, encoded by the coding sequence TTGTACGTCAGAAGGCTCGAACTCGTCGACGTCCGCTCGTACCCACGGGTGGGCGTCGACCTCGAGCCGGGGCCGAACGTGCTGATCGGCCCGAACGGGGTGGGCAAGACCAACCTGGTCGAGGCGCTGGGCTACGTCGCCACGCTGGCCAGCCACCGGGTCTCCACCGACGCCCCGCTGGTGCGGGTCGGCGCGAGCACCGGGGTGATCCGCTGCGCGATCGTGCACGAGCGCCGCGAGCTGCTGGTCGAGCTGGAGATCGTGCCGGGCAAGGCCAACCGGGCCCGGCTCGGCCGGTCCCCGGCCCGCCGTCCCCGCGACATCCTCGGCGCGCTGCGGCTGGTGCTGTTCGCGCCGGAGGACCTGTCCCTGGTCCGCGGTGATCCCGACCAGCGGCGGCGCTACCTCGACGACCTGCTCACGGCCCGGCAGCCCCGGTTCGCGGCGGTCCGGGCCGACTACGACCGGGTGCTCAAGCAGCGCAACGCCCTGCTGCGCACCGCGTACCTCAGCCGCAAGGTCGGCGGGGCGCGCGGCGGCGACCTGAGCACCCTCGAAGTGTGGGACACCCACCTCGCCGAGCACGGGGCGCAGCTGCTGCGCGCCCGGCTCTCCCTCGTCGAGCAGCTCGCGCCCTACCTTGAGGACGCCTACCAGCAGGTCAGCGCCGGAATGGGCAAGGCGGTCGCGGATTACCGCGCCTCGGTGCCCGAGCCGACGCCGGAGGCGATGCTGGCCGCGCTGGCCGAGGTGCGCGCCGACGAGATCGCCCGGGGCACCACGCTGGCCGGGCCGCACCGCGACGACCTGGTGCTGCGGCTCGGCGACCTGCCCGTGAAGGGCTATGCCAGCCACGGCGAGTCGTGGTCGTACGCGCTCGCGCTCCGGCTGGCCGGCTACAGCCTGCTGCGGGCCGACGGCATCGAGCCGGTGCTGGTCCTCGACGACGTGTTCGCCGAGCTGGACACCGGCCGGCGCGAACGGCTGGCCCAGCTCATCGGCGACGCCGCCCAGGTGATCATCACGTGTGCGGTGGAGGCCGACGTGCCCGCCGCGCTGCGCGGCGCGCGATACTTCGTGACACCCGGGGAGGTGAACCGTGGCTGA